The DNA region TTTTCAAGGCCCGCTGGGAAAATCGCGGCCGCCTGTGTTGCGGCGGCTGCGTCGTTGACGATGCCGGGTATCGCGTTCGCGCAGACCGTGCACTACCCCGCCGGCAAGAGCATGTTCGACGCGCAGTGCGCGGTGTGCCACCAGGCTGGCGGCAAAGGCCAGGACGGACTCGCGCCGCCGCTCACCGAGTACCCGGGCAAGTATTCGACAACGGCGCCGGGCCGCGCGCAATTGACATCGACACTCGTGCACGGCATGTTCGGCGAGATCAAGGTTCACGACAAGAGCTACAACTTCAAGATGCCGAGCTTCGCAAGCGCAAGCGACGAAGACCTGGCGCAGGTGTTGAACTATGTCGTGTTCGATCTGAACGCGCAGCACGGCGACGCGAAGCCGTTCACGGCCGCCGACATCAAGGCGGCACGCGCCCAGACGATGGACAGCGCCGCCGTCCATACGCAGCGCGCCGTCGTCACGAAGGGACTCGGCCTATGAACGCCGCTCGCGTGTCTCGTGCCGGCGACCGCGTGCCCACGCAGCAGCCCGTGCGCGGCGCGCGCGCGGTTTCATCGGCGGCGTTGTGGGTCGGCGCGGCGCGGCGCATGTCGATGCTGCTCATCGCGTGCGCCGCGACGCTCGCGCCGCCCTCGCCCGCCAATGCGCAAGGCAGCGCCGACGCATCGCTCGCGCAGCAGCACTGGGTGCTCAACTGCATGGGCTGTCACACGGCGACGGGCGGCGGCATTCCCGGCAAGGTGCCGCCGCTCGCGCACTCGCTTGGCTACTTCGAGCATCTGCCCGCCGGGCGCGAGTATGTGATGCGCGTGCCGGGCGCATCGAACTCGGCGCTCTCCGATCAGGAACTCGCCGACGTGCTGAACTGGTTGCTCACGACGATGAACCACGAAGCGCTGCCGAAAGACTTCAAGCCCTACACGGCTGCCGAAGTCTCCGCACGCCGCCGCCCCGCTCTCTCCGATGTCGCGACCGTGCGCGCCGGACTGATTCGCGATCTGCACGAGCGCGGCATCAAGGGCGTCGCGGACCGCTACTGAACATCCCCTATCAAAGGAATCGAACATGGAGACGACTCACACCTTCCCGCTGCTCGCCGCAACGCAGGCGTTCATCGCGAAGCCGAAGAAGATGCTGATCGGCGCGGAGTGGACGGATGCATCGTCGGGCCGCACGCTCGACGTCGTGAATCCCGCCGACGGCGCCGTCCTCACGCGCGTGCCTGAAGCGAACGAGCACGACGTCCAGCAAGCCGTCGCCGCCGCACGCCGCGCGTTCGACGCCGGCCCGTGGCGCACGATGAAAACCACCGACCGCGAACGTCTGCTGCTGAAGCTCGCCGATCTCGTCGAAGCGAATGCGCGCGAGCTCGCGGAAATCGAATCGCTCGACAACGGCAAACCGGTGATGGTCGCACAAGGTCTCGACGTGTCGATGGCGGCGCAGTGCTTCCGCTATATGGCCGGCTGGGCGACGAAGATCGAAGGCAGCGTGATCGATGCGGGCATGCCGTACATGCCGGACAGCGAAGTGTTTGCCTACACACGCAAGGAACCCGTCGGCGTGGTCGGCGCGATCATCCCGTGGAATTTCCCGCTGCTGATGGCCGCGTGGAAGCTCGCACCCGCGCTCGCGACGGGCTGCACCGTCGTGCTGAAGCCCGCCGAAGATACGCCCCTCACCGCCTTGCGGCTTGGCGAACTGATCCGCGAAGCGGGCTTTCCGGACGGCGTCGTCAACATCGTCACGGGTTATGGGCATACGGCGGGCGCGGCGCTGTCGCGCGATCCGCGCATCGACAAGATTGCCTTCACAGGCTCGACGCAGACGGGCAAGCTGATTGGCCACGCGGCGCTCGACAACATGACGCGCATGTCGCTCGAACTGGGCGGCAAGTCGCCTGTGATCGTGCTGCCCGATGTCGATATCGACAAGGCCGCGCAAGGCGTCGCGAACGCGATCTTCTTCAACTCGGGCCAGGTGTGCACGGCTGGCTCGCGCGTCTATATCCACAGCAAGGTGTTCGACAAGGTGATCGACGGCGTCGCGCAGATCGCGAAGAGCCTGAAGGTCGGCGCGGGCATGGACCCGTCGACGCTGATCGGCCCGCTGGTGTCCGCGAAGCAGCGCGAGCGCGTGTGCGGCTATATCGACTCGGGCTTCGCGGAAGGCGCGCGCGCCGCTGCGGGCGGCAAGATCATCGACAAGCCGGGCTTCTTCGTCGAGCCGACCGTGATGGTCGACACGAACCAGACGATGCGCGTGGTGCGCGAAGAGATCTTCGGGCCGGTGCTGGTCGCGATGCCGTTCGACGAGATCGACAGCGCCGTGCAACTGGCCAACGACACGCCGTATGGTCTTGGCGCGAGTATCTGGTCGAACGACATGTCGGCCGTTTATAAGCTGATTCCGCGCATCGCGGCGGGCACGGTGTGGGTCAATTGCCACTCGCTGCTCGACAACGCGCTGCCGTTCGGCGGCATGAAGCAATCGGGCTTTGGCCGTGAGCTGGGACGCGCTGTCATCGAGCAGTACACGGAAAGCAAGTCCGTGATGATCAATTACGCGTAAGGGTTCGGGCGCTGCCTTGCCGAAGCGCTTTTAGCATTGCGCTTTGAGGTTTAGACGGGCAAGGCAGCCGGATCGCACGCTCACGAAGCAGACGGATAAGACAAAGGGGAAGAGACATGAAATACAGGACGACGCCGCGCACCATCGCGGCGGCGGTGGCCGCGCTCGCGGGCGCCATGGCTGCGATGACTGCGCCCGGCATGGCGCATGCGGAGAGCAGCGTCACGTTGTATGGCGATGTCGACGCGGGCATCACGTACACGAATAACCAGCAGGTGACGCATGCGGATGGCAGTGTCGGCGGCGGACACAATTTTCAGTTCACGGGCGGAAATTCTGCGCCTTCGCGATTTGGGTTGACCGGGAGTGAAGATATTGGCGGCGGCACGTCGGTGACCTTCAAGCTCGAGAACAGTTTCTACACGGGAAGCGGTAGTTTCGTGCAGGGCGGCACGCTCTTCAATCAGAATGCGTGGGTCGGGTTGACCAACGAGCAGTACGGCACGCTGACGTTCGGCCGTCAGTTCGATTCGTACACGAATGCACTGGCGCCATATGCTTCGAGTATTACGTGGGCCACGTTGTATGGGTCGCATATCGGCGACGTCGATAATCTGAATGCCGCGCTAAATCTGAACAATGCGGTGCAGTATGTCAGTCCTACGATTGCGGGTTTTTCTGTGAGCGGCACGTATTCGCTGGGCGGCGTGGCGGGTGATTTTTCGCAGAAGCGTGGCTGGGCTGTTTCTGCCAGTTATAACAATGCGCCCTTCTCGTTCGGGGTCGGCTATCTCGATCTGAATAATCCGCTCGATGCTGCGCTAGGCGGCGAGCAGGGTTATATCGGGGATTTTGCGTGCTCGAATCCGACTGCAATGTACTGTGAGTTGCAGAATGCGCATTCGTTGAAAGCGTTTGGTGTGGGTGGGTCTTATACCTTCGGGCCAGCGACTTTTGGACTGGTTTATACGCATACGCGGCTGGATGATAGCCAGTACTTTGCGAGCGCCACACTGCCGCAAGGCGCGGATGTGCGGTTCGATATCGTCGAGGTGAATGCGACGTATGCGTTGTCGCCCGCTTTTACGCTTGGGGCTGCGTATATCTATAACTCGATGAAAACCGATGTCAGCGGGTCGCCGAAATTTCATCAGGTCAATCTTGGGGCGACGTATAGTTTGTCCAAGCGGACGACGTTGTATGCGGTTGGGATTTTTCAGAAAGCCGCTGGCAGTGGGATTGGGATGGATCCTGTCACCGGACAGAGCGTGAATTATGCGCAGATTCCTAATCTGCCGAATTCCACGACGGATAAGCAGGTGTCTGTGACTCTCGGGCTGAAGCATAACTTCTGAGTTTTTTTTGTCTGCGACGCTGGGTTGGGGTTTGCGCTGGCAGATGCGGTTTGCTCTGCGCTGGCGTTCGCGGTTTGCCTTTGCTCTCGCTGGCATCCGCGTTACGTTAGCGTGCTTCAAGCGTCGCCCCTGTGCGGGGCGGCACCTACTTTTCTTTGCCGCCGCAAAGAAAAGTAGGCAAAAGAAAGCGGCTCACACCGCCAATTCTTGACGTTTACCCACGGGCCCCCAACGTCCCTACCCTTCACATGGCAACGCCCTTGCACGCGTGCGTTGCCAGCGCGCCGAATCAGCGCCTCACCCGCTTCAGACACCCGTACACGGGCCAACGGCAGCGAATGGTACATGCCGCCCAGGTGGCAAACTGTGTGTAGGTTGTCGCACCGCACAGGTTAGCGCTCTTACCAGAAACACCAACCGTGCTACCCAGTCCGGAGTGGTGCGCGTATGGCGCGAAAGCCGACACACAGTTTGCCACCTGGGCGGCAGTGGACTGTCTGGCGCGGCGTGCTGCGACGCGGGCGCGCGAAGCGGGTGAGGCGTACGGAGAGGGCGTTGGCAACGCAGGTGAACAGGTGCGATGCCGTGTGAAGCGTGGGGACGTTGGGGGCCCGTGGGCAAGAAGAAGAGCTGGCGGTGTGAGCCGCTTTCTTTTGCCTACTTTTCTTTGCGGCGGCAAAGAAAAGTAGGTGCCGCCCCGCACAGGGGCGACGCGTGAAGCGCGCTAACGTAACGCGGATGCCAGCGAGAGCAAAGGCAAACCGCATCTGCCAGCGCAGAGCAAAAGCAAAGACAAAAGCAAAGGCAAAAACCGCTTACCGCATCAACTCATCAAAACTGACAAGCAGCCGCTCGATATCAGGAGAATGAATATCCCCCATAGTAGAAATCCGGAAAAGCTCCTTGGACAATCCACCCTGCCCGGCATAGATAACAAAGCCGCGCGCTTTAAGCGCATCATGCAACCGCTCATAAGAAACGCCGTCCGGCAACTTATAAGCCCGCAGCACAACGGAAGACTCAGCCGCTGGCAAAGCACTCCCAATCCCACGCGCAAAAAGCCCCTGCCGAGCCTGCTCGGCCAGAGCCAGATAACGAGCATGCCGCGCCCGCCAACCACCTTCCTCATCAAGCTCGCGCAGCGCCTCCACAAGCGCATAGTAAGCGTGAACAGAAGGCGTAAACGGCGTATTCCGCTGATCCTGCAAACTGGCAAGCCGCACAAGCCCGAGATAATAAGTCCGGCTCGCAGCAGCCGCCAACGCATCCCGCCGCACAATAACAAAAGCGGCACCCGGCACGCCATGCAGACATTTATTCGCCGTCGCGGCAACAGCCACAATCGTGCCTTCAGCGAAATCGATCTCTTCAGCACCGAAGCTGCTCACACCATCAACCAGCATCTTCACATTGCGCTCGCGGCAAACCACCGCCAGCGCCTTGAGATCATTCAAACGCCCCGTCGTCGTCTCGTGATGAATCACGGCAACATGCGTAATCGCCTTATCGGCATCGAGCGCAGCCGCAATCCTCGCCAGATCGGGCGCCTGCATCCACTCATGCTTCACGACGCTATGCGCGATGCGATACTGCGCCGCGATCTGCGCAATACGCTCGCCATACACACCATTCTCGACAATCAGCAACTTGCCGTTCTCCGGCACCAGCGCCGCGATCATGCTCTCGACCGCCGCCGTCCCCGAGCCCGTCATCAACACGGCGCTCCATTGCGCAGGGTCGAGGTCGTACAGTTTGACCAGACGCGCGCGCGCTTCGTCCTGCAAGTCGAAGAACTCGCTCTCGCGATGACACAAGTCCGTTTGCAGCAGGCTGTTACGCACACGCTCGGTCAGCGTGACAGGGCCTGGATTCATCAGCAGCATCAACGTGCTCCTTCGTTCGAGCCGGCAGTGGCGATATGGCGCATCAGGCGCGTCTTCACATCGGGCGGCGTGATGGTCGGGCGCGGCAAGCCGTCAGGCGTGCCACGGCGGATCGCGACGCGCACGAAGCGCGGGCCGTCAAGCAGCGGCGACGCGAACAACTCGTCGATCAGGCCCGCGTCATCGCCTTCGACCGCGGACGCATAGCCGCACGCCGCCGCGACACCCGCAAACGACACCTGCGGCGAGACCGTCGACTGGCCGCCGGTAGAATCGTGAGCGCCGTTGTCGAGCAGAATGTGCGTGAGATTCGACGGACCATATGCGCCCAGCGTCGCGAACACGCCCATGCGCATCAGCGCCGCACCGTCGCCGTCGAGCGCGACGACATGCAGGTCCGGCCGCGTCAGTGCGAGCCCCAGCGCAAACGGCGTAATACAGCCCATCGAGCCGACCATGTACAACTGGTTCGGCCGGTCGTCGATCGCGTAAAGCTCGCGCCCGCAAAATCCCGTCGATGCAAGCACGACCGTCGAGTTCACCGGCGTATGCGCAATCACGCGCTGCAAGGCCTCATTGCGCGTCGGCAAGGCGTCGGCGGCAACAGCACGCGACACGTCACGCGCGGCACGCACGTCGCGCTTCGTCGCGCGGCCCGAGTCCTTCAGCTCGTATGGCGCAACGCTGCCCTTCTGCATCACGAGCGCATACGGGCGGCCCGTCGCGTCCATGTGCGCAATCGCACGGTCCAGCGCGGGACCGATCGCTTCCGCTTCCGTCGGGAACGTCTCCCACGGAATCTCCATCGTGTCGAGCATCGCCGGCGTGATGGGGCCCATCAATTGATGCTGCGGCTCGTCCGCGACGCCGGGCTGGCCGCGCCACGTGACGATCAGCAGTTGCGGCAGGCGGAACGTCCACGTCAGCGACGTGAGCGGGCTCACCGCGTTGCCGAGGCCCGAGTTCTGCATCATCGTCACGCCGCGACGGCCATTCTGCGCGCCGAGCGTGACACCCGCGATGAACGCGACCGCATCGCCTTCGTTCGCCGCCGACACGTAATGCAGCTTCGGGTCCTGCAGCACGTAGTTGATGAACGGCGTCAGATACGAGCACGGCACGCCCGCATACCAGTCGAAGCCGCGCTCGCGCGCCGCCTCGACGAACTGTGCTGCCTCGATCATTGCGCCGCGCCTCCCGCTGCATCGCTCTTCGCAAGCGGCGTCGCTTCGTGCGCGAAGTCGCCCGCGCGACGG from Paraburkholderia caribensis includes:
- the aepY gene encoding phosphonopyruvate decarboxylase is translated as MIEAAQFVEAARERGFDWYAGVPCSYLTPFINYVLQDPKLHYVSAANEGDAVAFIAGVTLGAQNGRRGVTMMQNSGLGNAVSPLTSLTWTFRLPQLLIVTWRGQPGVADEPQHQLMGPITPAMLDTMEIPWETFPTEAEAIGPALDRAIAHMDATGRPYALVMQKGSVAPYELKDSGRATKRDVRAARDVSRAVAADALPTRNEALQRVIAHTPVNSTVVLASTGFCGRELYAIDDRPNQLYMVGSMGCITPFALGLALTRPDLHVVALDGDGAALMRMGVFATLGAYGPSNLTHILLDNGAHDSTGGQSTVSPQVSFAGVAAACGYASAVEGDDAGLIDELFASPLLDGPRFVRVAIRRGTPDGLPRPTITPPDVKTRLMRHIATAGSNEGAR
- a CDS encoding c-type cytochrome, with the translated sequence MNAARVSRAGDRVPTQQPVRGARAVSSAALWVGAARRMSMLLIACAATLAPPSPANAQGSADASLAQQHWVLNCMGCHTATGGGIPGKVPPLAHSLGYFEHLPAGREYVMRVPGASNSALSDQELADVLNWLLTTMNHEALPKDFKPYTAAEVSARRRPALSDVATVRAGLIRDLHERGIKGVADRY
- a CDS encoding 2-aminoethylphosphonate aminotransferase produces the protein MLLMNPGPVTLTERVRNSLLQTDLCHRESEFFDLQDEARARLVKLYDLDPAQWSAVLMTGSGTAAVESMIAALVPENGKLLIVENGVYGERIAQIAAQYRIAHSVVKHEWMQAPDLARIAAALDADKAITHVAVIHHETTTGRLNDLKALAVVCRERNVKMLVDGVSSFGAEEIDFAEGTIVAVAATANKCLHGVPGAAFVIVRRDALAAAASRTYYLGLVRLASLQDQRNTPFTPSVHAYYALVEALRELDEEGGWRARHARYLALAEQARQGLFARGIGSALPAAESSVVLRAYKLPDGVSYERLHDALKARGFVIYAGQGGLSKELFRISTMGDIHSPDIERLLVSFDELMR
- a CDS encoding c-type cytochrome, yielding MKVTHFSRPAGKIAAACVAAAASLTMPGIAFAQTVHYPAGKSMFDAQCAVCHQAGGKGQDGLAPPLTEYPGKYSTTAPGRAQLTSTLVHGMFGEIKVHDKSYNFKMPSFASASDEDLAQVLNYVVFDLNAQHGDAKPFTAADIKAARAQTMDSAAVHTQRAVVTKGLGL
- a CDS encoding porin; translation: MKYRTTPRTIAAAVAALAGAMAAMTAPGMAHAESSVTLYGDVDAGITYTNNQQVTHADGSVGGGHNFQFTGGNSAPSRFGLTGSEDIGGGTSVTFKLENSFYTGSGSFVQGGTLFNQNAWVGLTNEQYGTLTFGRQFDSYTNALAPYASSITWATLYGSHIGDVDNLNAALNLNNAVQYVSPTIAGFSVSGTYSLGGVAGDFSQKRGWAVSASYNNAPFSFGVGYLDLNNPLDAALGGEQGYIGDFACSNPTAMYCELQNAHSLKAFGVGGSYTFGPATFGLVYTHTRLDDSQYFASATLPQGADVRFDIVEVNATYALSPAFTLGAAYIYNSMKTDVSGSPKFHQVNLGATYSLSKRTTLYAVGIFQKAAGSGIGMDPVTGQSVNYAQIPNLPNSTTDKQVSVTLGLKHNF
- a CDS encoding aldehyde dehydrogenase family protein, whose translation is METTHTFPLLAATQAFIAKPKKMLIGAEWTDASSGRTLDVVNPADGAVLTRVPEANEHDVQQAVAAARRAFDAGPWRTMKTTDRERLLLKLADLVEANARELAEIESLDNGKPVMVAQGLDVSMAAQCFRYMAGWATKIEGSVIDAGMPYMPDSEVFAYTRKEPVGVVGAIIPWNFPLLMAAWKLAPALATGCTVVLKPAEDTPLTALRLGELIREAGFPDGVVNIVTGYGHTAGAALSRDPRIDKIAFTGSTQTGKLIGHAALDNMTRMSLELGGKSPVIVLPDVDIDKAAQGVANAIFFNSGQVCTAGSRVYIHSKVFDKVIDGVAQIAKSLKVGAGMDPSTLIGPLVSAKQRERVCGYIDSGFAEGARAAAGGKIIDKPGFFVEPTVMVDTNQTMRVVREEIFGPVLVAMPFDEIDSAVQLANDTPYGLGASIWSNDMSAVYKLIPRIAAGTVWVNCHSLLDNALPFGGMKQSGFGRELGRAVIEQYTESKSVMINYA